The window ACAACCACCAATGTTAAACGTATCGAACTGGACACAGTGAATATCCGTTTTGCGGGAGACTCCGGAGATGGAATGCAACTCACTGGAAGTCAGTTCACCCACACTTCCGCACTTGTAGGCAATGACATCAATACCTTTCCTGATTATCCTGCTGAAATCCGTGCACCAGCCGGAACACTTCCCGGCGTTTCAGGGTATCAACTCAGTTTTTCAAATCGTGACATCAGAACCCCGGGCGATAAGGTCAATGTTCTGGTCGCCATGAATCCGGCCGCGTTAAAAGTCAACCTGGCAGATCTCGAACCGGGCGGGATTCTGATTGTCAACTCTGACAGTTTCAGTACCAACGATCTGCGAAAAGCGGCGTATGACACCAGCCCGCTGGAAACAGGAGAACTCAAGGGTTATCGAGTGATTCAGATTCCGATAACAACACTGACCATCAAGGCCGTTGAAAGTACGGGTATTTCACGAAAAAACGCGGGCCGCTGCAAAAATCTGTTTGCGTTGGGCGTGAGTTTCTGGCTGTTTGATCGTCCGCTCGAACATACCATGGAATGGCTCCAGGAAAAATTTGGCAAAAAACCTGACATTCTCAGCGCCAATGAAGCCGCGCTCAATGCCGGTTATAATTATGCGCTCACCGCGGAAATTTTTAATGATCATTACAAGGTTCAACCCGCGGTTCTACCTCCTGGACATTATCGTCAGATCACCGGAAATGAAGCGTTGGCTCTTGGTGCTGTGGCGGCATCGGTTCAGGCAAAACTTCCAATGGTGTATTCGAGTTATCCGATCACGCCGGCTTCAGATGTGCTCCATGAACTTTCGCATTACAAAAATTTTGGCATCAAAACGTTTCAGGCTGAAGATGAAATCGCCGCCATGTGTTCCACCATCGGTGTGGCTTTCGGCGGATCACTCGCTCTGACTGGTACGAGCGGTCCCGGAATGGATCTGAAAAATGAAGCGATGGGATTGGCTGTCATGACAGAACTTCCAATGGTCATCATCAACGTCCAGCGTGGCGGACCTTCCACAGGTTTGCCGACAAAAACCGAACAGGCTGATCTGCTGGCCGCCATGTATGGCCGCCATGGTGAATGTCCCATGCCGATTCTGGCCCCCGCGACTCCCGGTGAATGTTTCAACATCATGCTGGAAGCCTTCCGGATTGCGCTCAAATACATG is drawn from SAR324 cluster bacterium and contains these coding sequences:
- a CDS encoding 2-oxoacid:acceptor oxidoreductase subunit alpha, with the translated sequence MTTTNVKRIELDTVNIRFAGDSGDGMQLTGSQFTHTSALVGNDINTFPDYPAEIRAPAGTLPGVSGYQLSFSNRDIRTPGDKVNVLVAMNPAALKVNLADLEPGGILIVNSDSFSTNDLRKAAYDTSPLETGELKGYRVIQIPITTLTIKAVESTGISRKNAGRCKNLFALGVSFWLFDRPLEHTMEWLQEKFGKKPDILSANEAALNAGYNYALTAEIFNDHYKVQPAVLPPGHYRQITGNEALALGAVAASVQAKLPMVYSSYPITPASDVLHELSHYKNFGIKTFQAEDEIAAMCSTIGVAFGGSLALTGTSGPGMDLKNEAMGLAVMTELPMVIINVQRGGPSTGLPTKTEQADLLAAMYGRHGECPMPILAPATPGECFNIMLEAFRIALKYMTPVIVLSDGYIANGAEPWLLPDVDQLPEIKSSFATDPEKFTPYTRDPETLGRLWAIPGTPGLEHRLGGIEKDSKSGNVSYDPMNHQKMMETRDAKIRGIAKDIPDVEVLGSKSGKLLVLSWGSTYGAVASAVEDLLKQGQSVAMVHLRHMFPFPANLGEVLKNYETVLVPELNLGQLSRLIRSDYLIDTVSYNKVQGKPFLISEIRNKILEILA